A DNA window from Parabacteroides johnsonii DSM 18315 contains the following coding sequences:
- a CDS encoding SusC/RagA family TonB-linked outer membrane protein → MRKEALLCLSLMLTQSYAFASSETDNTLKQAEVHALAQKGYTVKGIVKDQLGEPLGGVSIVVKGTTVGTTTDLDGNFTLNVPGNNVTLSFSFIGFKSQEVSLKGQTDLNIVLSEDAEMLDEVVVVGYGSMKRSDVATAISSVKPEDMNLAGANSRDVRQLLDGKVAGLSITRTNGSNPNNGVAVQMRGVVSVNGDIAPLVVIDGIPGGNLDLLRSEDIESIDVLKDGSAAAIYGSRANAGVILITTKRGSKGKTSVDYSTYLTHYWGIERPDFMDATEWRSAMGKFNNPSYMTDRGSDTDWFDTLLNSGNASHSHNLSISGGGESTLYRASLYYSNLEGIGKATDREQYGGRMSLETKALNNMLTFQTNMSLNYGNMNLLGGDGEWESALRSNPTNPVYNEDGTYYEDYAKDENKVARLDQQQYDKQQTTSSFDGKLIFEPIKDLKGSVFVSYTRDDYKERRFYDVDSRISYNSYNSGGYAWKKSYMKTTRTLEPTIEYTKTFLDNHKINAIAGYSYQYQVYEQLEANNNGFLNNSVEDNNLGSGSGLNGDAAIKAGMGSKKADETLIAFFGRINYVFKDRYVAQFSIRREGSSKFGPNNKWGNFPSASVAWNVSNEEFMKEQNVLSNLKLRVGYGVTGNSGIDPYQSMVTLGIGDPYLNPSGQWLQTWGPSRNPNPNLKWEMKKEWNFGIDFGVLTNRVTGSLDVYKRKADNLLMTSVKVPSPANIHSSSTLNIGSITSSGLELTLNTIPIVRKDFQWRSTVTLSKVFSNKLEDFSYSSADYLEFGGIGGYGSLGNAVRLYKGSNIGDFYGKRFAGFNESGEWLFYNKEGEKVTADLIYDDDKTVIGNGQPKWYLSWTNNFQYKNFDLSFMFKGRFGYDVLNRMNMFYNNLTTLQAGYNVLNSAINEGVSATYQYSDYYLEKGNYIRLDNITLGYNFKNKNEKWPSFRVYVSATDLFTITGYKGLNPEMDDTGMAPSMEACGRTPVTRSVSVGLNVNF, encoded by the coding sequence ATGAGAAAAGAAGCATTACTTTGTTTATCCTTAATGCTCACGCAGTCTTATGCATTTGCATCTTCTGAAACTGATAACACGTTAAAGCAAGCAGAAGTTCATGCATTAGCACAAAAAGGATATACTGTAAAAGGTATTGTAAAGGACCAGTTGGGAGAACCACTGGGAGGTGTCAGTATAGTGGTGAAAGGAACTACTGTGGGTACTACTACTGATCTGGATGGAAACTTTACATTGAATGTGCCTGGCAATAACGTTACATTGTCATTCTCTTTTATCGGTTTTAAATCGCAGGAGGTGTCTTTAAAGGGACAGACTGATTTAAATATTGTCCTGTCGGAAGATGCGGAAATGCTGGATGAAGTAGTTGTCGTTGGTTATGGTTCAATGAAACGTTCTGATGTGGCTACCGCTATATCTTCTGTAAAACCTGAAGATATGAACTTGGCAGGAGCAAATAGCCGAGATGTCCGCCAGTTGTTGGATGGTAAAGTTGCCGGTTTGTCTATTACACGTACAAATGGTAGTAACCCGAATAATGGTGTTGCTGTTCAGATGCGTGGTGTTGTATCTGTTAATGGTGATATTGCTCCTCTTGTTGTAATTGATGGTATACCCGGAGGAAACCTTGATTTGTTACGGAGTGAAGATATTGAATCGATTGATGTATTGAAAGATGGTTCAGCAGCGGCTATTTACGGTTCCCGTGCGAATGCCGGCGTTATTTTGATTACGACCAAGCGCGGTTCAAAAGGAAAAACCTCGGTGGACTATTCTACTTATTTGACCCATTATTGGGGGATTGAGCGCCCTGATTTCATGGATGCGACAGAATGGCGTAGCGCAATGGGTAAATTTAATAACCCGTCTTACATGACAGATAGGGGTAGTGATACGGATTGGTTCGATACGCTATTGAATAGTGGTAATGCGTCTCATAGCCATAACCTCTCTATTTCCGGAGGAGGAGAATCCACTCTTTATCGCGCTTCTTTATATTATAGTAATTTGGAAGGTATCGGGAAGGCTACAGACCGTGAACAGTATGGGGGAAGAATGTCTTTGGAAACAAAGGCCTTGAACAATATGTTGACTTTCCAGACAAATATGAGTTTGAATTATGGCAACATGAACTTGCTTGGAGGCGATGGAGAATGGGAATCTGCGTTGCGCTCAAATCCAACCAATCCGGTTTATAATGAAGATGGTACTTATTATGAGGATTATGCGAAAGATGAGAACAAAGTGGCGCGTTTGGATCAACAGCAGTATGACAAACAGCAAACGACCAGTTCGTTTGATGGTAAATTGATTTTTGAACCAATCAAAGATTTAAAAGGATCTGTTTTTGTAAGTTATACTCGTGATGACTATAAAGAACGTCGTTTTTATGATGTGGATTCTCGTATTTCTTATAATAGCTATAATAGTGGCGGATATGCTTGGAAAAAGTCGTATATGAAAACGACTCGTACTTTGGAGCCGACTATTGAATATACAAAGACTTTCTTGGATAATCATAAAATCAATGCAATTGCCGGTTATAGCTACCAATATCAGGTTTATGAACAACTGGAAGCAAATAACAACGGTTTCTTGAATAATTCCGTAGAAGATAATAACTTGGGATCCGGTAGTGGTTTGAATGGTGATGCAGCTATTAAAGCCGGTATGGGGAGTAAGAAAGCAGATGAAACTTTGATTGCTTTCTTCGGTCGTATCAACTATGTATTCAAAGATCGTTATGTTGCTCAATTCTCTATTCGTCGTGAAGGCTCTTCTAAATTCGGTCCTAATAACAAATGGGGTAATTTCCCATCTGCATCAGTGGCTTGGAATGTCTCTAACGAAGAGTTCATGAAAGAACAGAATGTCTTGTCTAATTTGAAACTTCGTGTCGGTTATGGTGTGACCGGTAATTCAGGTATTGATCCGTATCAATCAATGGTTACATTGGGTATTGGAGACCCTTATTTGAATCCAAGTGGCCAATGGTTGCAAACTTGGGGACCGAGCCGTAATCCGAATCCGAATTTGAAATGGGAAATGAAGAAAGAATGGAACTTCGGTATTGATTTTGGTGTATTGACAAACCGGGTGACAGGTTCTTTGGATGTGTATAAACGTAAAGCAGATAATTTGTTGATGACAAGCGTTAAGGTACCTTCTCCAGCCAATATCCATTCTTCCAGTACCTTGAATATAGGTAGTATAACAAGTTCTGGTTTAGAATTAACTTTGAATACGATACCTATTGTAAGAAAAGACTTTCAGTGGAGAAGTACGGTGACTTTGTCTAAAGTATTCTCTAATAAACTGGAGGACTTCTCATATAGTAGTGCTGACTATCTGGAATTTGGCGGTATCGGTGGATACGGTTCTTTGGGAAATGCCGTGCGTTTGTATAAGGGTAGTAATATCGGTGATTTCTATGGTAAACGTTTTGCCGGATTTAATGAAAGCGGAGAATGGCTGTTCTACAATAAGGAAGGTGAAAAGGTGACTGCAGATCTGATCTATGATGACGATAAGACGGTGATTGGTAATGGACAACCGAAGTGGTATTTATCATGGACAAACAATTTCCAATATAAAAACTTTGATTTGTCCTTTATGTTCAAAGGAAGATTCGGGTATGACGTACTGAACCGTATGAATATGTTTTATAATAACCTGACGACGTTACAGGCCGGTTATAACGTGTTGAACTCTGCAATTAATGAAGGTGTGAGTGCGACTTACCAGTATTCGGATTATTATTTGGAAAAAGGCAATTATATTCGTTTGGACAATATCACATTAGGATACAACTTTAAAAATAAGAACGAAAAATGGCCTTCATTCCGGGTGTATGTATCGGCAACCGATTTATTCACTATTACGGGGTATAAGGGGTTGAATCCTGAAATGGATGATACGGGAATGGCTCCGAGCATGGAAGCGTGTGGACGTACTCCGGTGACAAGAAGTGTTAGTGTTGGTTTGAATGTTAATTTTTAA
- a CDS encoding response regulator gives MNLSYIDTRYAAVFRFFRSVIVCLFLFSCPVSAGISLHMANNIDLSNNAILDMYQDENGYMWIGTYDGLNLYNGKNTYVFRFEPNNKNTLCSNIINKIVYGGDGYLWVSTSMGLNRFSLKGRKVTESYTEYPECLNVASDSAGNTLLIKQKDFISCYSPETGSFQDVHVRGMNEEVSKVLFAEGERQFFIFDADGCLLEICPDFDSFPLALDIRKTPIHEKKIDRAYYLDGILYYVDMENRFYSYRMKDRQKKYLADLTCWMNQYGNLSRIALFHSTPYLVFRNGLLLNIDNQEEALGFDVGLFCVLPDRKQDILWVGTDGQGVRMYYDKYNRFSGIQLKSLPIVMRNPVRSIYTEDEKTIWFGTKGNGFVRVEDYDSYEKGEIPAGKVKHFTTSNGLSSDRVYCFRKSNYYPWVWIGTEGPGLSYYSLVDKQVHTMASLVDTKIRYVHAIREVNDSTLWMATTGDGLLEVVIGRKDGEPVIEYVKSFILEKDGKVCNEFHSMNYDDEASLLYLGSRGGYGLVRFNLLTKKYEFIPMNNAGNRAVGDVLCMCYSQDSTFYLGASSGMTQMKLHSETPAEVRQYSRIDGIKNDMVHGILEDSDGCIWLSTNKGLTKYNPRNQFFHNYGSPDLDVTEFSDDAYWKCPYTGKLFFGGINGLIWVGPQNDRQENYKPALHFFELKMGDETHSLYDYTDQKTGYVTIPPNISTFSISFVATDYIHGENYEYSYLLENYNTSWTELQKDNEVVFTKLPYGNYVLKVRYKNDVFDSDAKEYFLHIRVLPPWYRGSWAMIVYGLLLAVVCSGIVYWLRRRIVEKQAEVARKIREEQKEKLYEAKLNFFANITHELCTPLTLINGVNDHIKTSADRLADGKLEKYARILGENVTSLNELIQEILDIRKIEEVGFSHIQIKRVSVGSLIRKQCESFMPVAEQNGINFTFSDVDKPVYWNTDVPSLKKIIRNLVSNAFKYTEQKGTIDVSVRIENESLIIKVYNTGKGIAEADLKTIFDRFHILGDLDGNNYTQMTSRNGLGLFICHSMVQLLRGEIRVASKEGESAEFIVTLPYLEAEETDLDEQDGEKVPVVQPVSAVAAETEVNIGNPVILVVDDNRDIVWLIKETLSFEYVVREAFNAEEALALMEQQTPDLIITDIMMPSMDGFALISRIKSDKFTRHIPLIVVSAKVSENEQAEGLDLGADAYLTKPFSSVVLHSVVNRLMANKKELKDYYYSPESAYEQSGGQLIHQEDKEFMDSVTAIIKENLAQDTLRPELIADKLGTNTRALYRRFKKISPLTPSDFIKDYRMKHAAQLLVTTNLSVQEIIYQVGISNKSYFYREFSAKYGVTPGQYRQMQ, from the coding sequence ATGAATTTATCCTATATAGATACCAGATATGCGGCGGTTTTCCGTTTCTTCAGGTCTGTCATTGTCTGCTTGTTCCTGTTTTCTTGTCCGGTGTCCGCGGGGATTTCTCTGCATATGGCAAATAATATAGATTTGTCAAATAATGCCATCCTTGACATGTACCAGGATGAGAACGGTTATATGTGGATCGGTACCTATGACGGTTTGAATCTGTATAACGGCAAGAATACATATGTGTTTCGCTTTGAACCGAACAACAAGAATACTTTATGCAGCAATATCATCAATAAAATCGTGTATGGCGGAGACGGATATCTGTGGGTATCGACTTCTATGGGATTGAACCGGTTTTCGCTGAAAGGGAGGAAGGTGACGGAGTCCTACACGGAATATCCCGAGTGTCTGAATGTGGCTTCTGATTCGGCTGGTAATACGCTGCTCATAAAGCAAAAAGATTTTATCTCCTGCTATTCTCCTGAAACCGGTTCTTTCCAGGATGTACATGTACGGGGGATGAATGAAGAAGTATCTAAAGTCTTGTTTGCAGAGGGAGAAAGACAATTCTTTATTTTTGACGCCGATGGCTGCCTGCTTGAGATTTGTCCGGATTTCGACTCCTTTCCCTTAGCATTGGACATAAGGAAAACGCCGATCCATGAAAAGAAAATTGACCGTGCTTATTATCTCGATGGTATTCTGTACTATGTGGATATGGAAAACCGCTTTTATTCTTACCGGATGAAAGACCGCCAGAAAAAGTATCTGGCCGACCTTACCTGCTGGATGAATCAATATGGAAATCTTTCCCGCATCGCATTGTTTCATTCCACCCCTTACCTGGTTTTCAGGAACGGGCTTTTGCTAAACATAGATAATCAGGAAGAGGCATTGGGATTTGATGTCGGGCTATTCTGTGTTTTGCCTGACCGGAAGCAGGATATCTTGTGGGTCGGGACAGACGGGCAGGGAGTCCGGATGTATTATGACAAATATAACCGGTTTTCTGGGATTCAACTCAAGAGTTTGCCGATTGTCATGCGTAATCCGGTCCGTTCGATCTATACTGAAGATGAAAAAACGATCTGGTTCGGAACTAAAGGGAATGGTTTTGTGCGTGTGGAAGATTATGATTCCTATGAAAAAGGAGAAATACCGGCCGGAAAGGTCAAACATTTCACTACATCGAACGGCTTGTCCAGTGATCGTGTCTATTGTTTCCGTAAAAGCAACTATTATCCCTGGGTGTGGATAGGGACGGAAGGACCAGGATTGTCCTATTATTCCTTAGTGGACAAGCAAGTCCATACGATGGCAAGCCTTGTCGATACAAAGATCAGGTATGTTCATGCGATCCGTGAAGTGAATGATTCGACATTATGGATGGCAACGACCGGAGATGGTTTGCTGGAAGTTGTCATTGGTAGAAAGGACGGAGAACCTGTTATTGAATATGTGAAGTCGTTTATCCTTGAAAAGGATGGAAAAGTTTGTAATGAGTTCCATTCTATGAATTATGATGATGAGGCTTCCCTTCTTTATTTGGGAAGCCGTGGAGGATATGGACTGGTCCGCTTTAATCTGCTGACTAAGAAATATGAATTTATTCCGATGAATAATGCGGGCAACCGGGCGGTAGGGGATGTGCTTTGCATGTGTTATAGCCAAGATTCGACTTTTTATCTGGGAGCCAGTTCCGGTATGACGCAGATGAAATTACATTCAGAGACCCCGGCTGAGGTACGACAATATAGCAGAATTGACGGTATAAAGAACGACATGGTTCATGGTATTCTCGAAGATTCTGACGGCTGTATCTGGCTGAGTACTAATAAAGGGTTGACTAAATACAATCCTCGCAATCAGTTTTTCCATAATTATGGAAGTCCCGATTTGGATGTGACGGAGTTCTCGGATGATGCCTATTGGAAGTGTCCTTATACAGGAAAACTGTTCTTCGGCGGAATAAACGGGCTGATATGGGTAGGTCCGCAAAACGACCGGCAGGAGAATTATAAGCCAGCCTTGCATTTCTTTGAATTGAAGATGGGAGATGAGACGCATAGTTTGTATGACTATACGGATCAGAAAACCGGATATGTGACTATTCCTCCCAATATATCTACCTTTTCGATTTCTTTTGTGGCGACCGACTATATACACGGGGAAAACTATGAGTATTCGTATTTATTAGAAAACTATAATACATCGTGGACTGAACTGCAAAAAGATAATGAGGTTGTATTTACGAAGTTGCCTTATGGCAATTATGTTTTGAAAGTCCGTTACAAGAACGATGTGTTCGATTCGGATGCCAAAGAGTATTTTTTGCATATACGGGTGTTACCTCCCTGGTATCGCGGTTCTTGGGCTATGATTGTCTATGGTCTGTTGTTGGCAGTTGTATGTTCGGGTATCGTGTATTGGCTGCGCCGCCGGATTGTGGAAAAACAGGCCGAAGTCGCCCGTAAAATCAGAGAAGAGCAAAAAGAAAAATTGTATGAAGCGAAGTTGAATTTTTTCGCCAATATCACGCATGAGCTTTGTACGCCTTTGACTTTGATTAATGGTGTGAACGATCATATCAAGACATCCGCTGACCGGTTGGCTGATGGAAAATTGGAGAAATATGCCCGTATCCTGGGTGAAAACGTTACAAGCCTGAATGAATTGATCCAAGAAATTTTGGATATCAGAAAGATCGAGGAAGTTGGATTCAGCCATATACAGATCAAGCGGGTGTCCGTAGGCAGTTTGATCCGGAAGCAATGTGAATCGTTTATGCCTGTCGCGGAGCAGAACGGGATCAATTTTACTTTTAGTGATGTTGATAAACCGGTTTATTGGAATACGGATGTACCCAGCCTGAAGAAGATTATACGTAACCTGGTGTCGAATGCATTCAAGTACACGGAACAGAAAGGCACGATCGATGTTTCTGTCCGGATAGAAAATGAATCTCTGATAATAAAGGTATATAATACAGGTAAGGGGATAGCGGAAGCTGACCTGAAAACGATTTTCGACCGTTTTCATATCTTAGGTGATCTGGATGGAAATAATTATACTCAGATGACTTCCAGAAATGGATTGGGGCTTTTCATCTGCCACAGTATGGTCCAGCTGCTTCGTGGCGAGATAAGAGTAGCGAGCAAGGAGGGGGAATCTGCCGAATTTATCGTTACGTTGCCTTATCTGGAGGCTGAGGAGACAGATTTGGATGAACAAGACGGTGAAAAGGTTCCGGTTGTACAACCGGTTTCAGCAGTGGCTGCTGAAACCGAAGTGAATATTGGTAATCCAGTTATATTGGTGGTCGATGATAACCGGGATATCGTTTGGTTGATTAAGGAAACGTTATCGTTCGAATATGTCGTCCGGGAAGCATTTAATGCAGAGGAGGCTTTGGCCTTGATGGAGCAGCAAACTCCTGATTTGATTATTACGGATATCATGATGCCGAGCATGGATGGGTTTGCATTGATCAGCCGTATCAAGTCTGATAAGTTCACTCGGCATATACCTTTAATCGTAGTATCGGCAAAGGTCTCGGAAAACGAACAGGCGGAAGGGTTGGATCTGGGTGCCGATGCCTATCTGACCAAGCCGTTCTCATCCGTGGTGCTCCATTCCGTCGTGAACAGGTTGATGGCGAATAAAAAAGAACTGAAAGACTACTATTATTCCCCAGAAAGCGCTTATGAGCAGTCCGGTGGTCAGTTGATCCATCAGGAGGATAAGGAGTTTATGGATTCCGTGACAGCCATAATAAAAGAAAATCTTGCTCAGGATACATTGCGTCCTGAGCTTATAGCCGATAAATTAGGCACGAATACCCGTGCTCTGTATCGCCGTTTCAAAAAAATTTCACCGTTGACACCGAGCGATTTTATCAAGGACTACCGTATGAAGCATGCAGCTCAGCTTTTGGTCACGACAAACCTGAGCGTGCAGGAAATCATCTACCAGGTCGGAATCTCCAACAAATCCTATTTTTATCGTGAGTTTTCAGCCAAATACGGAGTTACGCCAGGACAGTACAGGCAAATGCAATAA